In a single window of the Cherax quadricarinatus isolate ZL_2023a chromosome 88, ASM3850222v1, whole genome shotgun sequence genome:
- the LOC128698514 gene encoding uncharacterized protein isoform X1 codes for MCLSTMGFVSAESRWLPRREQAEKGKIWAVKVLSPSETERRLRQRFDEAFELCENEKMLLWPFKQELETKSLFLVPETPHKASFPNIFRRSLRPLRMCLRVLSILPFTYNVSRGQYVMKWCTFAFLQSVITAIYLTVLMVTIVVGGVTMFSQSEIHQTQENITIFDIKMLVVLLIGGNLMNAWVQVLSLLYGGQRVCGLLNSWNSLVAATHLDPLKGLQVTMRMQIGLLCGFCVIVLTLSLMEAPDVLVWGLDGVAQTILLVPEEWFYQSPAFVKVVRVVTCVVCLHLFSVFKSFLFSFIINCHMLKNGLASWNHQLSDALEAMWRVGGRRRGHLGMLVQSHFQLVRLVRETEEIFGPMLQCYYGSTVVILCTELYLLAYRLGCSIYSADGVVTIALMTLQTAAVFTMVSLSAAAIEEVANDSIDILRRGIPFNTSNRDKFNMEELTMALTRSPIYITGGKFFVINRPFIITVMSAVITYFIVMIQFMQPCQDQADTNNTQLLGSTQEDFS; via the exons ATGTGTCTCTCCACTATGGGTTTTGTGTCAGCAGAGAGTAGGTGGCTTCCAAGACGCGAGCAGGCAGAGAAGGGCAAGATATGGGCTGTGAAGGTCCTTTCTCCATCAGAAACTGAGAGAAGATTAAGGCAGAGATTCGACGAGGCTTTCGAGTTGTGTGAGAATGAGAAAATGTTGCTGTGGCCCTTCAAGCAGGAGCTCGAGACGAAGAGTTTGTTCCTTGTCCCAGAAACCCCACACAAAGCAAGCTTCCCAAATATCTTTCGCCGATCACTCCGGCCCCTGAGAATGTGTCTGCGGGTGTTGAGCATTCTACCTTTCACCTACAACGTAAGCAGAGGACAATACGTGATGAAGTGGTGTACTTTCGCCTTTCTCCAATCGGTGATTACCGCTATCTACCTCACGGTACTGATGGTAACCAttgtggtaggtggagtcaccatGTTTTCTCAGTCGGAGATTCATCAGACGCAGGAAAATATTACCATATTTGATATTAagatgttggtggtgctgctcatCGGTGGGAACCTGATGAACGCCTGGGTTCAAGTGCTCAGCTTACTGTACGGTGGACAGCGGGTGTGTGGACTCCTCAACAGCTGGAACAGTCTGGTGGCCGCCACCCACCTCGACCCGCTGAAGGGGCTGCAGGTGACGATGCGGATGCAGATTGGACTTCTTTGTGGGTTTTGTGTCATCGTGCTGACCTTGTCATTAATGGAGGCTCCTGACGTCTTGGTTTGGGGCCTTGATGGCGTCGCGCAGACCATTCTCTTGGTACCCGAGGAATGGTTCTATCAGTCTCCAGCCTTTGTCAAG GTGGTGCGTGTGGTAACTTGTGTGGTGTGTCTTCACTTGTTCTCCGTCTTCAAGAGTTTCCTCTTTTCCTTCATTATCAACTGTCACATGCTGAAGAATGGACTCGCCTCCTGGAACCACCAGCTCTCTGACGCTCTGGAAG CCATGTGGCGTGTTGGTGGTCGCCGGCGAGGTCATCTTGGTATGCTGGTTCAGAGTCACTTCCAGCTGGTCCGCCTGGTCCGGGAGACTGAGGAAATATTCGGTCCCATGTTGCAGTGCTACTACGGCTCCACG GTAGTCATCCTGTGCACGGAGCTGTATCTGCTGGCGTATCGTTTGGGGTGCAGCATTTACTCAGCAGATGGAGTTGTCACCATAGCACTCATGACGCTACAAACAGCAGCTGTCTTCACTATGGTCTCCCTCTCTGCTGCTGCCATCGaggaggtg gCAAATGACAGCATTGATATTCTACGCCGGGGAATCCCTTTTAATACTTCTAACAGAGATAAGTTTAAT ATGGAGGAGCTGACAATGGCACTGACAAGGTCACCCATTTACATCACTGGAGGCAAGTTCTTTGTCATCAATCGTCCTTTCATCATCACG GTGATGAGCGCCGTCATTACGTACTTCATTGTCATGATACAATTCATGCAGCCCTGCCAGGACCAGGcagacaccaacaacacacagctCCTAGGCTCCACCCAGGAGGATTTTTCTTAA
- the LOC128698514 gene encoding uncharacterized protein isoform X2 — protein MCLSTMGFVSAESRWLPRREQAEKGKIWAVKVLSPSETERRLRQRFDEAFELCENEKMLLWPFKQELETKSLFLVPETPHKASFPNIFRRSLRPLRMCLRVLSILPFTYNVSRGQYVMKWCTFAFLQSVITAIYLTVLMVTIVVGGVTMFSQSEIHQTQENITIFDIKMLVVLLIGGNLMNAWVQVLSLLYGGQRVCGLLNSWNSLVAATHLDPLKGLQVTMRMQIGLLCGFCVIVLTLSLMEAPDVLVWGLDGVAQTILLVPEEWFYQSPAFVKVVRVVTCVVCLHLFSVFKSFLFSFIINCHMLKNGLASWNHQLSDALEAMWRVGGRRRGHLGMLVQSHFQLVRLVRETEEIFGPMLQCYYGSTVSLTPLSRTVRTIQCLEGSHPVHGAVSAGVSFGVQHLLSRWSCHHSTHDATNSSCLHYGLPLCCCHRGGGK, from the exons ATGTGTCTCTCCACTATGGGTTTTGTGTCAGCAGAGAGTAGGTGGCTTCCAAGACGCGAGCAGGCAGAGAAGGGCAAGATATGGGCTGTGAAGGTCCTTTCTCCATCAGAAACTGAGAGAAGATTAAGGCAGAGATTCGACGAGGCTTTCGAGTTGTGTGAGAATGAGAAAATGTTGCTGTGGCCCTTCAAGCAGGAGCTCGAGACGAAGAGTTTGTTCCTTGTCCCAGAAACCCCACACAAAGCAAGCTTCCCAAATATCTTTCGCCGATCACTCCGGCCCCTGAGAATGTGTCTGCGGGTGTTGAGCATTCTACCTTTCACCTACAACGTAAGCAGAGGACAATACGTGATGAAGTGGTGTACTTTCGCCTTTCTCCAATCGGTGATTACCGCTATCTACCTCACGGTACTGATGGTAACCAttgtggtaggtggagtcaccatGTTTTCTCAGTCGGAGATTCATCAGACGCAGGAAAATATTACCATATTTGATATTAagatgttggtggtgctgctcatCGGTGGGAACCTGATGAACGCCTGGGTTCAAGTGCTCAGCTTACTGTACGGTGGACAGCGGGTGTGTGGACTCCTCAACAGCTGGAACAGTCTGGTGGCCGCCACCCACCTCGACCCGCTGAAGGGGCTGCAGGTGACGATGCGGATGCAGATTGGACTTCTTTGTGGGTTTTGTGTCATCGTGCTGACCTTGTCATTAATGGAGGCTCCTGACGTCTTGGTTTGGGGCCTTGATGGCGTCGCGCAGACCATTCTCTTGGTACCCGAGGAATGGTTCTATCAGTCTCCAGCCTTTGTCAAG GTGGTGCGTGTGGTAACTTGTGTGGTGTGTCTTCACTTGTTCTCCGTCTTCAAGAGTTTCCTCTTTTCCTTCATTATCAACTGTCACATGCTGAAGAATGGACTCGCCTCCTGGAACCACCAGCTCTCTGACGCTCTGGAAG CCATGTGGCGTGTTGGTGGTCGCCGGCGAGGTCATCTTGGTATGCTGGTTCAGAGTCACTTCCAGCTGGTCCGCCTGGTCCGGGAGACTGAGGAAATATTCGGTCCCATGTTGCAGTGCTACTACGGCTCCACGGTCAGTCTAACACCCCTCTCAAGGACCGTAAGGACCATACAGtgcctggagg GTAGTCATCCTGTGCACGGAGCTGTATCTGCTGGCGTATCGTTTGGGGTGCAGCATTTACTCAGCAGATGGAGTTGTCACCATAGCACTCATGACGCTACAAACAGCAGCTGTCTTCACTATGGTCTCCCTCTCTGCTGCTGCCATCGaggaggtg gCAAATGA